The genomic DNA CCATGAAGGTCACCTCCGGGTCGCGGTGCGCTGGACCCACAGATTGATGAGGACGGCGCCGAGCAGCATCACGCCCAGGAACGCCTTGAACCAGTCGGGGTTCCAGCCCGCGTAGACGATGCCCTGCTGCACCATCCCGAACATGAACGCCCCGAACACCGGGCCGATCGCCGAACCGGCACCACCGGTCAGCAGGCAGCCGCCGATCACGGCCGCGGAGATGTAGATCAGCTCCTGGCCGACGCCCTCGCCGGACTGGACGGTGTTGAAGGAGAACAACTGGTGCATGCCGATGAACCAGGCACCGAAACCGACCAGCATGAACAGGGAGATCTTCGTGAACGCCACGGGCACGCCGACGGCCCGCGCCGAGTCCTTGTTCCCGCCGACCGCGAAGACCCAGTTGCCGTACTTCGTGCGCAGCAGGACCCAGGTCGCGATGGCCGCGAACACCAGCCAGTAGATGATGGTGATCTTGACGTTGACGCCGCCGACCTCGAACGAGGACGCGAAGACCTTCTTGGCCTGGCCGAAGCCGTCCATGTTGCTGATGTCGTCCGTCGCCACGTTCCCGGTGACCAGCTTCGTCACCGCGAGGTTGACGCCCTGGAGGATGAGGAAGCTGCCCAGGGTGACCAGGAAGCTGGGCAGTCCGGTCTTGACGACCATCCAGCCGTTGAGGAACCCGACCCCCAGCGAGACGAGCAGGGCGACGGTCACACCGACCCATACGTTCATGGTCAGTTGGTAGCTGAGCATGCTCGCGGTGAGTGCGGAGGTGATGACGGCGACACCGGCGGAGAGGTCGAACTCCCCGCCGATCATCAGCAGCGCGACCGGCAAGGCCATGATGCCGATGGTCGAGGAGCTGTAGAGGATGTTCGCCATCGACGCGCCCTCGCGCACCGGCGGAGCGGCGATCAGGAAGAACACGTACACCGCGGCCGCACCGAGGAAGACACCCACCTCGGGACGCGCCAACAGCCGGAGCGGCAGAGGCCGTTCGGAGGTCCGCCCGTCCGTCTGGGGGACCGGCGGAGCCGGCGACGGGGAACCCGTCGCCGGAGCCGTGAGCTGAGTCATGGGCGTCACCGCGTTCCCTTGGCGGCGAACTCGGCGACCTTGGCGACGTTCGTCTTGTCGACGAAGGCCGGCCCGGTCAGCACCGGCGCCTCACCACCACCGCTGTAATTGCCGTTCGTCTTGTACAGCCACAGCGAGTCGACCGCCAAGTAGCCCTGGAGATACGGCTGCTGGTCCACCGCGAACTGGATGGTGCCCTTCTCGATCGCGGAGATGAGGTCCTTGTTGAGGTCGAAGGTGGCGACCTTCGCCTTGCTGCCCGCGTCGGACACCGACTGCACGGCGGTCAGGGCGAACGGGGCGCCGAGGGTGACCACGTCGTCAATGGTCTTGTCCTGCGTGAGCTTGGCCGTGATCGTCGACTTCACCGACGGCATGTCCGTACCGTTGACGTACAGGATGTCGGTCTTGCCGGTAAACGACTTCTTCACGCCCGCGCAGCGCTGTTCGAGGTTGACGTCGCCCTGCGCCTGGATCACGCACAACGTGTGCTTGACGCCGGTGGAGTTGAGCTTGGTGCCGAGTGCCTGCCCGGAGACGGCCTCGTCCTGCCCGAAGAAGGACAGCAGACCCTGCTTCTGCCAGTCGCTCAGCCCGGCGTTGAAGCCCACGACCGGGATGCCGGCCTGCTCGGCCTTGGCGACGACGGCCTTCATGGCCTCGGGCTTGGCGAGGGTGACCGCGATGCCGTCGACCTTCTGGTCGATCGCGTTCTGCACCAGGTTGGCCTGGTCGGCGGCGGTCTCGTCGTTGGAGTAGATGAGCCGGACGTTGTCCTTGGCGGCGGCAGCCTGCGCGCCCTTGCGGATGGTGTCCCAGAAGGTGTCGCCGGAGGGCGCGTGGGTGACCATCGCGATCGTCATACGCGGTGTGGTCGCCTTGCCCGCGGAGACGTTGCCCGCGGACTCGTCGGACTTCTTGCCGCCGGAGCTGCTGGAGCAGCCCGCGAGGGTGAGCGCGGCCACGGCGGCGACGGCCACGGCGGGGGCGATTCTGCGGGAGCGGGGAAGGGATGTACGGCTCATGGTTCGTGCACCTCGCTGTGCGACTGAAAGAGGTAGCAGGGCGGTGGGTCCGCGGCTGCTTGATGGGCCGGGGTCGGTATGGAGGATCGGAGTCGGCTCGCAGGGAGCTGTGGCGGCCGGCCGCGCCGGCCGCGACCGCTTGTCCGCCTTGTGGGCGGCGTCGACGGTGAGCGAGTGTCCCCGCCGGTCGCGGGCGACGGGCCGACGGTCTTCGTCGGAACGTCAGGACAATTTAAAGCGCTTTAATTCCTGGTACTATCGACTCGTTTCGAGGGCGTGTCAAGGGCGTTGCGCGAGAAGATTGCGGCCGGGAGGCACAAGTGGAGGACGGGGCGGAACATCGCCGGGCAGCCGCGAAGAAGCGCCCGCGACTGGAGGACGTAGCGGCACGCGTAGGTGTCTCCACCGCGTCCGTCTCCCTCGTGCTGCGCGGTGTGGCGGGCCCCAGTGAACGGACTCGGCAGCGTGTCCTGAAGGCCGCCGCCGACCTCGGGTACCAGGTGGACCGCACCGCCAGCCTGCTGGCCAGCAGGCGCACCAGGATGCTCGGCGTCATGGTCGACGTCCACAGCCCCTTCCACGCCGACCTGGTCGAACACCTGCACTCGGCCGCCGAGGAGGTCGGCTACGACCTCGTCCTGAGCACCCAGACCCGCACCCGTGACGAGCGCACCGCCATCGAGACGCTGCTGGCCTTCCGCAGCGAGGCGTTGATCCTGCTCGGCCCGACCGCGCCCGTCGACACGCTCGCCGCACTCGACGGCAAGGCCCCCGTCATCGTCGTGGGCCGTCGTATCGAGGACGGGGAACTGGACGTGGTGCGCACTGCGGACGACGACGGCGTGGGGCAGATCGTCGACCGGCTGGTAGCGCTCGGGCACCGCGAGATCACGTACGTCGACGGCGGCAAGGGCGTGATCGCAACCGACCGGCGGCGCGGATACCGCACCGCCATGCGGCGGCACGGTCTGGACGCGCACATCAGTGTGCTGCGCGGCGACAACACCGAGGCGGCCGGCGAGCGCGCCGCCCGCCACCTCCTGGAGGCGGGCGAACTGCCCACCGCCGTGGTCGCGTTCAACGACCAGAGCGCGATCGGCGTGCTGGCCGCTCTCGCCCGCGCCGGTGTGTCCGTCCCCGGCGAGGTGTCCGTCGCGGGGTACGACGACGACAGACTCTCCCGCCTGAGCTGCTTCGACCTGACCACCGTCAGCCAGGGCGCCGAGGAGCAGGCGCGCTACGCGGTGGCCGCGGCGGTGGAACGTCTCGATCAGGGCCGTACCGAGCCCCGAGAGGTGGTTCTGGCTCCGCATCTCGTCGTCCGCAGCACCATGGCCAAACCGCGCTGACGGGGTTGGCCGCTCTCTCGCCCCAACTGGTCCGCGGAATCGGGGAGTTCGACGCGGTGATCCCCCGTAGTGGAGTCACTGACCGGAACGGTCAGGAAATCGCTGCCATCTGCCGATGCGACCGTAAAAGAAGCACATAATCCGTCACATCGGCAATGAGGCGGATTTCCACCCCCTTCTGCCCCTACCTTCGGTCCCTCGGTGCCGCGGCCGCACGGTGCCGGTGCGAAGGGGGTTGAGGGGACAGTGGTCGAACGGCTCTACGGGGTGGACCCGTTGCTCGACGGGTTGGTGCCCGGGCTCGTCGGGCTCGACCGGAGCGGCGGTCGGTGCGAGCGGGTGGAGCTGCCCGGCGGCAACCCCGTCATCGAGCTGGTCGGTGGCCGGTGCAGCGGCAAGACCGGCGTGCTCGCCGCCCTGTCCGCCGCCTACACGCCCCTCGTCCCGCTGGTGCGCGTGGACCTCGCGGCACCCGACTTCGGCGACCCGCTCCTCGCCGATCTGGCCGACACCCGCCCGGACGGTTCGCGCCTCACCGACCTGCTGTACCTGCTGTCGTACAAACTCGGCCTGAGGGTCCGCCGGACCACGCAGCTCCTGCGCTTTCCCCGGCTGGCCCTCGGCCTGCTGGTCGTGACGGCCTGGAGCCCCGACGGGACGCCCGACGGGGCCGCGGTGGCGCCGCAGGATCTGCGCCGCGCGGAGAAACGCCTCAAGGAGGTCATCGACCAGAACGGCGACCGCGGACAGGAGCGCCAGGCACTCCTCGCCGCGTGGGTCCCGCTCGCCGAACACGCCGTTTCCGCAGGGCTGTTGGGGAACGAACCATGGGTGGGCGCGGGCCGGGCCGCGCTCAGGGCCGTGGTGCCCCGGCTGTTCCGTTCACGGGTGAACCGCGGCGCGCTGCGCTGGTGGGGCGAGCACCTGGAGCACGAGCAGGGCGACGCCGTACAGAAACTGCTCGGATTCGTACGGGACTTCCGGCGGCCGGGCGGCGACCAGGCCCGCCTGGAAGAGATCCTGGTCAGTGCCTTCCTCGCGGACATCGCGCACCACTACGGCCCGCTGCGCCGCCAGAACGAGGTGCCCCCGCCCCTGATCCTCCTCGACAACGCCCATGCGCCCCTCGGTTCCCGCTTCCTGGGGCCCCTGCGGCGAAAGGGCACCGACAAGGACGCGGTGGGCCCGGTCCTGGTGGCCGCCCTGCTCGGTGACGCGACGGACCATCGTCCGTTGCGGCAGGTCGCCGACCCCACGGCCGCGATCGGGGACGAGGAGGGCGGCGTACTGCGGCTGGCCCTGCCCTCGTTGGAGCGCGGCGACATCGTCCGCGTCCTCGGCGCCTCGGACCGACCGGCGTATCTGCCGCTGCTGATCGACCGGTTCGCCGGCGATCGCGCCGGCAATGCCCGGACCCTCGCCGAGGCGGCGGACGCCGTCGCCCACGGCCGCGCACCCGATACCCGCCCGGCGGCTTCGCTGCTCGACGCCGCAGCCCCGGACGGGAGCGGTACGACAGTGGAGCGGTTGCTGGCCGTGCTGTTGCCCGACCCCACGAAGTGCGACCGGCTGACAGAGCTGTCCCCGGCACTCGACGTCACCGCCGCCCACCGGCTGTGGACCGGGCTCCACTCCGGCGCCACCCGGGCGCGACGCGTGGACGAGGCCCTCGAACTGCTGGAGGACGTCTGCTGGTCGTCCGCTCCCTGGCCGGGCACCGACGGGTCCCTGCCCCTCGTCGCCGACCGGGCGCTACGGCACCTGCTCCTCCACCGCCTTCGGACCCGGACCGAACCCGAACGCTGGCGGCAGATCCATCAGCACCTGCGGAGCGGCTACGTACCGGAGGAGCCACCGGGACAGATCCCGTCCGCGTACCTGCACCACACCCTCGCGCTGGGGCTCACGGAGTCGGTCGTCCGCTCCCTGCACCACCGGCTCGGACACAGCACCCCGGGCGCGTGGCTGTCGGCCGTGAACATCGTCTGCGCCGCACCACGTCCACCGGCGGGCTTCGAGGCCGCGCCGGACGACGGACCGTGCGGCGGTTGCGGCCGCGACGAGCCGGCCGCCCGCGACGAGGTCGTGCACCGAGCCGTGGCCCGGCTCCTGGAATCCCTGTGGGTGCAGTCGGACCCGCTCAACGCCCCCTGCCCCGACCGTATCGACCAAGTGGAGTCCGCGTTGCGCACGTTGTACGAGCACCAGACCACCGACGCCTTCCGGCAGGCCCGCCGGCACTGGCCCACGCAGTTGCTCGAGGGTGTCCAGGCCCCGTACCTGACCGTGCCGGAAGGGAACGGCCGATGAGGTTCCGTACTCCGGGGCGACTCGTCCGCCGCGCGCTCCTCGTGGTGTTCCTCCTCGTTGTGTCCGTGGGCCTGGGGTACGGCTACCACGTCTACGACGACAACTCCTGCGGCACAGGCGTCCAGTGGGAGTCGTCCCCCCACGAATGCGTCGGTGTCACGGACGGCGGCATGAGCTTCGATCCGGCTCTGGACCAGGTGTTCGCCCGCATCAAGGCCGAGAACGACAGGGTGACCAAGTCCGGTGCCCCGTACGCCACCATCGCGCTGATGATCCCGATGTACTTCCCCCGCCTGACGGCCCCGGTCGACCGGAAACACGCCCTGTGGGAGGTGCAGGGCGCCTACTTCGCCCAGTACCGCGCCAACCACAATGCCAACGGCCGGGCACCCGCCATCCGTATGGTGCTCGCCAACCCCGGCCTCGGGGGCGGGCATTGGCGCTCGGTGGCCGACCGGCTCGCGCGCATGGCGGCCTCGCCCGACCACCGGCTGCGCGCCGTCTTCGGGTTCGACATCAGCCTGCCCACCACCCAGCGCTCCATCGACTATCTGACGAACGTGAAGCACATCCCCGTCGTCGGCGGCGCGCTCACCGCCGACGACATCGCCAACACGCCTCAACACCCGCACGCCTACGAGGGGTTGGTGCGGGTCAATCCCAGCAACACCGACCAGGCCGCCGCCCTCGCCCACGCCGACCACGGTGTCCCGGTGCGGCAGACCGTGCTGGTGGAGGACGCGCGGAACGACGACAACTACATCACCAGCCTCCGCAAGGTCTTCGAAGCGCGGACCGAGGGGGCCTCACTGGCCCCCGAGCAGTTCAGGTCCCCGTCGGACATCACCACGGAGGGCACGACGTCGAACGACTTCCGGCAGATCATCGCCAACATCTGCGCATCCCCGGCGAAGGAGATCTACTTCGCGGGCCGGCCGGTCCAACTGCGCCAGTTCCTCAACGAACTCGGCAACCGGGGCTGCCGCGCCCACACGTACACCGTCATCACGGGACCGGCCGCCAACGCCCTTCCCCTGGACGGCGCTCTGGAGTGGGACACCCTCCGGCACGGCGTCACGCTGCGGCTCACCGCCTCCTCGCACCCGGACGCCTGGACCGGCCCGGACACCCCGGCCACCGGCGGCTCGGCCGAGGCATTCAAGACGCTCAATGACCTGACGAACCCTCAACTGACAGGCCCGGTAGGGCCGGTGGACCTGACCGACTCCCGCGCCATCATCACCTACGACTCGGCCTGGACCGCGATCGAGGGCATCCGCGACGAAGCCGTCCACGGTCACACGGTCCCCTCGGCCGACGAGGTCCGCAACGCCTGGCTGCGCCTGCACGGCGCCCACCGCGTCGAGGGCGCCAGCGGCTGGATCTGCCTCGACAACCAGGGCAACCCCTACGACAAGGCGGTCGCCGTCGTCCGCCTCGACCCCACCACCCGCACCGGTCACTTCGTCACCCTGTCCTGGCCGACGGGCCGTCCCCCGAACGGGAGTTGCACCGCGCCGCGCACACCGGTGACCTGAACACGTGCCGGGTACGTCGACCGGTGATCTCGATCTCGTTGCGGATACCCGCCCCCAAGGCCAACTCCGCCGAGTCCAGGGCAAGATCGGGATCACGTCGGTCAACGCCGCCCCACAGGAGTCACCCATGCCGAAGCTCGAAGTCGACGGCGCACTGCTCGTGTACGACGACGAGGGCCCCCGTGACGGAGACGGCGTGCCGTTCGTGTTCATCCACGGCTGGACGGCCGACCGGCACCGCTGGGACGACCAGTTCGCGCACTTCGCGGTCGGGCGGCGGGTGATCCGGCTCGATCTGCGAGGACACGGGGAGAGCACCGGGGCGGGGGCGCGGACGGTCGACGAGCTCGCCGTGGATGTCGTCGCGCTGCTCGACCATCTTGAGGTGGACCGGTTCGTGCCGGTCGGGCACTCCATGGGCGGGATGATCGCCCAGACCCTCGCCCTCGCTCATCCCGAGCGCGTCGAACGCGTGGTGCTGGTCGACTCGATCAGCCGCATGACGTACAGCCGGGCGCGCGGTCTGCTGCTGGCGGTGTCCACGCTGCTGCCGTTCAAGCTGTTCGTCGCCGTCAACATCCAGCGCGCCTTCGCCCCCGGCTATCCCAAGGACAAGATCCGCGCCTACATCGACGCCTCCGCCGCCACGCCCCGAGAGGTCGTCATGACCTGCTACGGCGCGATGCGGGCCTTCGACGTCCTCGACCGCGTGCACGAGATCACCGCGCCGACGCTCATCGTGCACGGTTACCACGACATCCAGTTGCCGCTCTCGCAGATGCTGCGGATGGCCAACGCCTACCCGGACGCCGTCGTGCGGATCGTCGACGCCGGGCACGAACTGCCCGTGGAGAAACCGGCCCGGCTCACCGCGCTGATCGACGGGTTCGTGACCGCGCCGGCGGCCTAGGAACAAGGACTCAGGCCGGCCGTACCAGCCCGGCGTCGTACGCGAAGATCACCGCCTGGACCCGGTCCCGCGCGCCGATCTTGGCGAGGATGCGGCTGACGTGGGACTTCACGGTGGACTCGGCGAGGCACAGGCGTTCGGCGATCTCGGTGTTGCTCCAGCCGGCCGCCATGACGGTGAGCACCTCGCGCTCCCGGTCGGTCAGGGCGTCGAGGCGGCGGTCCTGTTCGGGGGTGCGGCCGGGCATCCGGTCGGCGAAGGCGTCGATCAGTTTGCGGGTCAGGCCGGGGGAGATGACGGCGTCGCCGGCCGCCACCGCCCGGATGCCCGCGACGAGTTCCTCGGGCAGCGCGTCCTTCAGGAGGAAGCCGCTGGCCCCGGCGCGCAGCGCGGCGTACGCGTACTCGTCGAGGTCGAAGGTGGTCAGGACCAGGACGCGGGAGCGCCCGCCCGACTGCACGATCCGGCGGGTGGCCTCGATGCCGTCCATGCCGGGCATGCGGACGTCCATCAGGACGACATCGGGCCGCAGTTCGGCCGCCAGCCGCACCGCCTCGACGCCGTGCGTGGCCTCGCCGACGGTGCTCAGGTCGGGGTACTGCTCGATGAGCATGCTGAAGCCGAGCCGTTGCAGGGCCTGGTCGTCGACGATGAGGACGGTGGTCATGCCGGGTGCTTCTCCATGAGGTCGGGGGCGGTCGAGGTGAGGTGGAGGAGGGCGCTGACGGTCCAGCCACCACGGGAGTTGGGGCCCGCGGCGACCTGTCCGCCGTAGAGCGCGGCCCGCTCGCG from Streptomyces sp. NBC_01478 includes the following:
- a CDS encoding ABC transporter permease — encoded protein: MTQLTAPATGSPSPAPPVPQTDGRTSERPLPLRLLARPEVGVFLGAAAVYVFFLIAAPPVREGASMANILYSSSTIGIMALPVALLMIGGEFDLSAGVAVITSALTASMLSYQLTMNVWVGVTVALLVSLGVGFLNGWMVVKTGLPSFLVTLGSFLILQGVNLAVTKLVTGNVATDDISNMDGFGQAKKVFASSFEVGGVNVKITIIYWLVFAAIATWVLLRTKYGNWVFAVGGNKDSARAVGVPVAFTKISLFMLVGFGAWFIGMHQLFSFNTVQSGEGVGQELIYISAAVIGGCLLTGGAGSAIGPVFGAFMFGMVQQGIVYAGWNPDWFKAFLGVMLLGAVLINLWVQRTATRR
- a CDS encoding sugar ABC transporter substrate-binding protein, which produces MSRTSLPRSRRIAPAVAVAAVAALTLAGCSSSSGGKKSDESAGNVSAGKATTPRMTIAMVTHAPSGDTFWDTIRKGAQAAAAKDNVRLIYSNDETAADQANLVQNAIDQKVDGIAVTLAKPEAMKAVVAKAEQAGIPVVGFNAGLSDWQKQGLLSFFGQDEAVSGQALGTKLNSTGVKHTLCVIQAQGDVNLEQRCAGVKKSFTGKTDILYVNGTDMPSVKSTITAKLTQDKTIDDVVTLGAPFALTAVQSVSDAGSKAKVATFDLNKDLISAIEKGTIQFAVDQQPYLQGYLAVDSLWLYKTNGNYSGGGEAPVLTGPAFVDKTNVAKVAEFAAKGTR
- a CDS encoding LacI family DNA-binding transcriptional regulator, giving the protein MEDGAEHRRAAAKKRPRLEDVAARVGVSTASVSLVLRGVAGPSERTRQRVLKAAADLGYQVDRTASLLASRRTRMLGVMVDVHSPFHADLVEHLHSAAEEVGYDLVLSTQTRTRDERTAIETLLAFRSEALILLGPTAPVDTLAALDGKAPVIVVGRRIEDGELDVVRTADDDGVGQIVDRLVALGHREITYVDGGKGVIATDRRRGYRTAMRRHGLDAHISVLRGDNTEAAGERAARHLLEAGELPTAVVAFNDQSAIGVLAALARAGVSVPGEVSVAGYDDDRLSRLSCFDLTTVSQGAEEQARYAVAAAVERLDQGRTEPREVVLAPHLVVRSTMAKPR
- a CDS encoding alpha/beta fold hydrolase — encoded protein: MPKLEVDGALLVYDDEGPRDGDGVPFVFIHGWTADRHRWDDQFAHFAVGRRVIRLDLRGHGESTGAGARTVDELAVDVVALLDHLEVDRFVPVGHSMGGMIAQTLALAHPERVERVVLVDSISRMTYSRARGLLLAVSTLLPFKLFVAVNIQRAFAPGYPKDKIRAYIDASAATPREVVMTCYGAMRAFDVLDRVHEITAPTLIVHGYHDIQLPLSQMLRMANAYPDAVVRIVDAGHELPVEKPARLTALIDGFVTAPAA
- a CDS encoding response regulator transcription factor, which translates into the protein MTTVLIVDDQALQRLGFSMLIEQYPDLSTVGEATHGVEAVRLAAELRPDVVLMDVRMPGMDGIEATRRIVQSGGRSRVLVLTTFDLDEYAYAALRAGASGFLLKDALPEELVAGIRAVAAGDAVISPGLTRKLIDAFADRMPGRTPEQDRRLDALTDREREVLTVMAAGWSNTEIAERLCLAESTVKSHVSRILAKIGARDRVQAVIFAYDAGLVRPA